TATAAGTAATTAAAATGCCAAGCTTACGAGGTAGTACATGGAGCCACTAACTGCTGGGGCGATCGCCTTTCTATATCTGCTAATGGATAAAACACTAGATAAAACAGGCGATGCTATTATAAACCAAGCTTTTGAACAAGGCGGTAAGTTGCTGCAACTGCTGAAGCGTAAGTCACCAGAAACTGGAAGTGCTATAGAACGGGTTGCACAACATCCAGAATTAGCCCAAAAGCAGCCAGATGATTATGGTGAAGCAGTTTTGGTGGAGAAGGTAAAGAAAGAAGCTTATGCAGATCCAGAAATTAGAGCATACGTGGAAGCTTTGGCACAAACGGTAAAGTCCCAGCCGCAAATTAATAAAGTGATTGAGAATTGGAAAGGAATAAATATTAAAGGTGGAACTAATACTTTTACTGATACTACCTTCAATTTTTGACTACAGTCGCCCGAATGGAAACGGGTAAAATTAAATCCCCCAAATAATATTCCGTTTCAAGGTTCTGCCAACTTTGTTGGAAGGCAGCATGAACTGACTATACTGCGTGAAAAGTTGCAAAAACCAGGCGTTTTTGCCATCTCTGCTGTCGCTGGTATGGGTGGAGTTGGTAAAACCGAACTGGCGATTAAATACGCCTGGGAACATGAAGCGGATTACCCTGGTGGTATCTGCTGGTTATCAGCAAGAGAATCAAAAGAATCAAATTTGGCTGTGGAGATTGTGCATTTTGCCCAGCTTTACATGAAACTAAAGGTTCCTCAGAATAATTTGCAGGGAAAGCTGCTGAACCCCACCGAACAAGTAGCTTGGTGTTGGCAAAACTGGAAACCACTAGAAGGGCTGGTATTGGTTATCTTAGATGATGTTACGAATCTGGAGACTTGCCGAGAGTTTCTACCAAAAGGCAAGCGTTTCTGTGTGTTAATGACAACACGGTTACGAAACCTAGACACCAACATTCAGGAGATACCCTTAGATGTACTATCACCTCAAGAGGCTTTGGAATTATTAACAGCCTTGGTAGGCGAAAAGCTGATACAAAAGGAACTCCAAACAGCAAAAGAGTTGTGTGAATGGTTCGGATATTTACCTTTGGGGTTGGAGTTGATAGGGCGGTATTTGGCTAAAAAACCTCCTCATTGGACTTTAGCAAAGATGTTGCAACGGCTAGAAGAGCAAAGGCTGGAAGACGAAGCCATCAATCACTGTCAGCAACAAACTCTGAGTACAGCACAACGAGGTGTTCTAGCAGCATTTGAATTAAGTTGGCTGGAACTTAACCCAATGACACAGCTTGTTGGTAAATTATTAAGCTTATTTGCACCGGATATCTTTCGTTGGGAATGGGTAGAGTCTGCATCTAGCTTACTCAATTTGAGTTCAACTGAAATTGAAACAGCAAACCAGCAACTTTACGATCGCCATTTGATTGTGTGGGTGGAAGATAAAGATACAGATGTTTGCTATAAAATTCATCCTTTGATTCGGAAGTTTTTGAAAGTCAAGCTAGATGCAGACTTTGAACAAGCTGACGCTTTGAAGCAACAGTTTTGCCGGGTAATGGTAAACGATTCAAAGCTAGTTCCCCAGTCTCCTACTCAGGATGTTACCTT
Above is a genomic segment from Nostoc sp. UHCC 0870 containing:
- a CDS encoding tetratricopeptide repeat protein, which codes for MQKPGVFAISAVAGMGGVGKTELAIKYAWEHEADYPGGICWLSARESKESNLAVEIVHFAQLYMKLKVPQNNLQGKLLNPTEQVAWCWQNWKPLEGLVLVILDDVTNLETCREFLPKGKRFCVLMTTRLRNLDTNIQEIPLDVLSPQEALELLTALVGEKLIQKELQTAKELCEWFGYLPLGLELIGRYLAKKPPHWTLAKMLQRLEEQRLEDEAINHCQQQTLSTAQRGVLAAFELSWLELNPMTQLVGKLLSLFAPDIFRWEWVESASSLLNLSSTEIETANQQLYDRHLIVWVEDKDTDVCYKIHPLIRKFLKVKLDADFEQADALKQQFCRVMVNDSKLVPQSPTQDVTLRVNTAVPHIVEAATRLNEWLKDEDFCYPFVALGRFYADQGIYHKAEYWYKQYLSVSQTRFGEEHIEVACSLNNLALLYCKQGRYIDAQPLFQRALELNERLSKEMYPYVATTLNNLGLLYCEQGRPFEAEPLFQKALAIREESLGKDHPEIATILNNLAYFYFSLDEYNKAKKLLEKALKIREKSIERNPVALAIILNNLAHIYEYQERYMKAKDLYNEALEIRTSFLGDKHLDVAQSLNNLGVVHAKQKRYEEAKFLLKQALEIFDKCVGDRHRYTVSTRASLSNICDDQS